The following proteins come from a genomic window of Shewanella halifaxensis HAW-EB4:
- a CDS encoding tetrathionate reductase family octaheme c-type cytochrome, whose translation MKTLPITLSLLTALLYCTSSWAAQDHSEFIEGPFSKGSDVTTQCIECHEDHAADFMKSSHWTWELEQTLSGRTVKRGKKNTINNFCVAISSNEPRCTSCHAGYGWKDNNFDFSDMTKVDCLICHDTTGTYVKDPAGAGEVSSKVNLERVAKNVGTPVRDNCGTCHFYGGGGDGVKHGDLDSSMAYPDKRTDVHMDVDGNDFPCQECHTTKEHQITGNAMGVSPGGDNPIGCNNCHDSAPHEKQKLNDHGQAIACQTCHIPEFAKNEPTKMNWDWSTAGSSREQTVDEYGKHSYMKKKGDFVWAKNVTPQYAWYNGKADAYMAGDKMQADSVTKLTYPLGDINDLHAKITPFKVHTGKQIYDKKLNIFITPKVFGKGGYWKTFDWDEAARLGMEQNPNMVDKGIKYSGEYGFAATEMWWPINHMVSPKEDALKCKDCHSQQGRLDWQALGYDGDPMKVKGGQKHTK comes from the coding sequence ATGAAAACCTTACCCATCACACTGAGCCTGCTAACAGCGCTACTGTACTGCACTAGTAGTTGGGCGGCTCAAGATCATAGTGAGTTTATTGAAGGCCCCTTTAGTAAAGGCTCAGATGTCACGACCCAGTGCATTGAGTGTCACGAAGATCATGCCGCCGACTTTATGAAATCGTCGCACTGGACCTGGGAGCTGGAACAGACTCTCTCTGGGCGCACCGTCAAGCGGGGCAAGAAAAACACCATCAATAACTTCTGCGTCGCCATCTCAAGTAACGAACCTCGCTGCACTAGCTGTCATGCGGGATATGGCTGGAAAGATAATAACTTCGACTTTAGCGATATGACCAAGGTCGACTGTCTCATCTGTCATGACACCACGGGCACCTATGTTAAAGATCCCGCTGGCGCTGGAGAAGTCTCTAGCAAGGTGAACCTTGAACGGGTCGCCAAAAATGTCGGTACGCCAGTACGAGATAACTGCGGTACCTGTCACTTCTATGGTGGCGGCGGGGATGGTGTTAAACATGGCGATCTCGACTCTTCGATGGCCTATCCAGACAAACGCACCGATGTGCATATGGATGTCGACGGTAATGATTTCCCGTGTCAGGAGTGTCACACCACTAAAGAGCATCAGATCACCGGTAACGCCATGGGGGTCTCTCCTGGCGGTGACAATCCTATTGGCTGTAACAACTGCCATGATAGCGCGCCCCATGAAAAGCAGAAGCTCAATGACCATGGTCAGGCGATAGCTTGCCAAACCTGTCACATACCAGAGTTTGCTAAAAACGAACCCACTAAGATGAATTGGGATTGGTCTACAGCGGGCTCCAGTCGTGAGCAGACTGTTGATGAGTATGGCAAGCACAGCTATATGAAGAAGAAGGGCGACTTCGTCTGGGCTAAGAATGTAACACCTCAATATGCTTGGTATAACGGCAAGGCCGACGCCTATATGGCTGGCGATAAGATGCAGGCAGATTCTGTCACTAAACTGACTTATCCATTAGGCGATATCAATGATCTCCATGCCAAAATCACCCCTTTCAAGGTACACACGGGCAAGCAGATCTATGACAAGAAGTTAAATATCTTCATTACTCCTAAAGTGTTTGGCAAGGGAGGCTACTGGAAAACCTTCGACTGGGATGAAGCCGCGAGGTTAGGTATGGAACAAAACCCAAATATGGTCGATAAAGGGATAAAATACAGTGGTGAATATGGCTTTGCCGCAACTGAAATGTGGTGGCCAATCAATCATATGGTCTCACCTAAAGAGGACGCCCTTAAGTGTAAAGATTGTCACAGCCAGCAAGGCCGACTCGACTGGCAGGCCCTAGGTTATGACGGCGATCCCATGAAAGTTAAAGGAGGGCAAAAACACACCAAGTAA
- a CDS encoding DUF3373 domain-containing protein — protein MRTLISLLVANAIAFSGSVYANENDAQKIADLKQQLEEITNEIDDLNDRVDQNERHTALDRIELTGDFRTKAHSLHYRNVTWNPAIKVNFNDFGAKAMAGDFGMPNDPNSPLGKMMAADPNLAAAFQSGQLQGVMPYVLAQKTTQDIDNDILYTTRLRLNLKAKVWDNVSFAGRLSMYKNWGDSTGVQVFDSWRSFTMDGTNSGNTSGDWLRVERAYFDWKNINGSPLYLSIGRRPSTYGPPTQYRENEKRGGTPSGHLVNFNFDGATLGYKLGELTGVEGQVVRICYGQGFESQWGNGEMFGDIVTKDTHLGGFNIDAINDGRNFLQFTLFGAKDVNDGFKGTMAFPTQLAGIFAPTMYQDMQKFSNFNFETRVQPSGVIGDMFLGGIGFAREEDNDVKWFVSGGWTRAEGNGNAGMFGGMLSDAVFEAQLNADGSEIIMMAANAEDSDPKDGYGVYVGVQIPAPYGKVGFEYNYGSEYWTPFTQAQDDPIGSKLATRGHVGEAYYMFDINPRMFIKLAGLYYDYEYTGSGTPVGAPQDIDEVIAGTAYSMLPVVDTAFDINASVTVNF, from the coding sequence ATGCGTACCCTTATATCATTGCTTGTTGCCAATGCTATCGCTTTCTCTGGCAGCGTCTATGCAAACGAAAATGATGCTCAAAAAATTGCCGACCTCAAACAGCAACTCGAAGAGATCACCAACGAAATTGACGATCTCAATGATCGCGTCGATCAAAACGAACGCCATACCGCCCTCGACCGTATCGAGCTAACGGGCGATTTTCGCACCAAGGCTCACTCGCTACATTATCGAAACGTCACCTGGAACCCGGCTATCAAGGTCAACTTTAATGATTTCGGTGCCAAAGCGATGGCAGGTGATTTTGGTATGCCAAATGATCCTAACTCCCCCCTAGGTAAGATGATGGCCGCGGATCCCAACCTCGCAGCCGCATTTCAAAGCGGACAGCTTCAAGGAGTCATGCCCTATGTCTTAGCGCAAAAAACGACTCAAGATATCGACAATGACATCCTCTACACCACAAGGTTACGCCTCAACCTAAAAGCTAAGGTGTGGGATAACGTTAGCTTTGCAGGCCGACTCTCTATGTATAAGAACTGGGGCGACTCAACTGGCGTTCAAGTATTCGATTCTTGGCGTTCATTCACTATGGATGGCACCAACAGCGGTAATACCAGTGGCGACTGGTTAAGAGTAGAGCGCGCCTACTTCGACTGGAAAAACATCAATGGCTCGCCGCTCTACCTATCTATTGGACGTCGCCCTTCAACCTATGGCCCACCGACTCAGTACCGTGAAAACGAAAAGCGTGGCGGCACCCCATCGGGCCACCTAGTCAACTTTAACTTTGATGGTGCCACCTTAGGCTACAAGCTAGGGGAATTGACGGGTGTCGAAGGCCAAGTGGTTCGCATCTGCTACGGTCAAGGTTTTGAATCTCAATGGGGTAACGGCGAGATGTTTGGCGATATCGTCACTAAAGACACTCACCTTGGCGGCTTCAATATCGATGCGATAAATGATGGTAGAAACTTCCTGCAATTCACCCTGTTTGGCGCCAAAGATGTCAACGATGGCTTTAAAGGCACCATGGCCTTCCCCACTCAGCTAGCCGGTATTTTTGCCCCAACCATGTACCAAGATATGCAGAAGTTCAGCAACTTTAACTTCGAGACTCGAGTACAACCAAGCGGCGTCATTGGTGACATGTTCCTCGGCGGAATTGGTTTCGCACGTGAGGAAGATAACGACGTGAAATGGTTCGTCTCTGGTGGCTGGACTCGCGCCGAAGGCAACGGCAATGCCGGTATGTTTGGTGGCATGCTCAGCGATGCGGTATTTGAAGCGCAGCTCAATGCCGATGGTAGTGAGATTATTATGATGGCCGCTAATGCAGAAGATAGCGATCCTAAGGATGGCTACGGTGTCTATGTCGGTGTTCAGATCCCGGCGCCTTACGGCAAGGTTGGCTTTGAATATAACTATGGTTCTGAATACTGGACTCCATTCACCCAGGCGCAAGATGACCCTATCGGCAGCAAGCTTGCGACCCGCGGCCATGTCGGCGAAGCCTATTACATGTTTGATATCAATCCACGCATGTTCATCAAGCTAGCAGGCCTCTACTACGACTATGAATATACCGGTAGCGGTACTCCCGTTGGTGCTCCGCAGGATATCGATGAGGTCATCGCTGGCACAGCTTACTCCATGCTGCCAGTTGTCGACACGGCCTTCGATATTAACGCCTCTGTCACCGTCAACTTCTAA
- a CDS encoding c-type cytochrome has translation MMKTITKIGIGLALALSLGLQAQAADGGNPKKGKHLYKKECKACHSQGAVGGEITPMSKTMSQWDRFFKRMKHKGDQEAFDALSKKDLKDIQQFLYDHAADSDQPQTCG, from the coding sequence ATGATGAAAACTATCACTAAAATCGGTATAGGCCTTGCGCTAGCATTGTCTTTAGGGCTTCAAGCTCAAGCCGCCGATGGCGGTAACCCCAAGAAAGGCAAACACCTTTATAAGAAAGAGTGTAAAGCTTGCCATAGTCAGGGCGCAGTGGGAGGCGAGATCACACCAATGAGCAAAACCATGAGTCAATGGGATCGCTTTTTTAAGCGTATGAAGCATAAAGGCGATCAAGAAGCCTTTGATGCTTTGTCCAAAAAAGATCTAAAAGATATTCAGCAGTTTCTCTATGACCATGCCGCAGACTCAGATCAACCGCAAACTTGCGGCTAA
- a CDS encoding ATP-binding protein: protein MKNLGFKNLPIRNLGATDQLALLRFGALLLKIGLTFFAADTFGLSHTSPVLYWGMSLEALYLGVTFWHRGSIARLKNGFFIVLLIDTLFWISWLYFTGGATNAFISLLLLPIAIAAVVLPQWAPWALALLSTLAYSLMIFSVPESQMKHHGMDMSSHYLGMWFNFVISALVLTTSVAYIAQRMRKQEVELSYMREAQLRQERLLALGTASAQMAHQMATPLASLRLLVDEAVEDSVSDSEILQEMNTALVRCEQTLNSLRMATESIREQKQSLLTADELLETLKQQVLLLMPEINLELKHVKNNQAEDSESRAIKSDASLLPALLALVENAGSASLAHIGEAKVLVSVMAATDRDRLCISVRDFGVGIPKKMLLQLGHKLVESERGMGMALLLSNASFERLGGQLLLGSAKEGGTVAEVCFPVWHAGVDGECHD from the coding sequence ATGAAAAACCTTGGTTTTAAAAACTTACCCATACGCAACCTTGGCGCGACTGATCAGCTAGCCTTGCTCAGATTTGGCGCCCTGTTACTCAAGATTGGACTCACCTTTTTTGCCGCTGATACCTTTGGCTTGTCGCATACCAGTCCGGTGCTCTATTGGGGCATGAGCTTAGAGGCACTCTATTTAGGTGTTACTTTCTGGCACCGTGGTTCGATTGCTCGGTTGAAAAACGGCTTTTTCATTGTTTTGCTTATCGATACCCTGTTTTGGATCTCCTGGCTCTATTTTACTGGTGGGGCGACCAATGCCTTTATCTCACTACTGCTATTACCGATAGCGATTGCCGCGGTTGTTCTGCCTCAGTGGGCGCCCTGGGCTTTAGCGCTATTGTCGACCCTTGCCTATAGCTTGATGATTTTTTCGGTGCCAGAGAGCCAGATGAAGCACCATGGTATGGATATGAGCTCCCATTACTTGGGGATGTGGTTTAACTTCGTGATCTCGGCATTAGTACTGACCACCAGTGTGGCGTATATTGCCCAGCGAATGCGTAAGCAGGAAGTTGAGCTCAGTTATATGCGCGAGGCGCAGCTGCGCCAAGAGAGGTTATTGGCACTGGGAACGGCATCGGCGCAGATGGCGCATCAGATGGCGACTCCTTTAGCTAGCTTGCGTTTGCTGGTGGATGAAGCGGTGGAAGATAGCGTCAGTGATAGTGAGATCTTACAGGAGATGAATACGGCGCTGGTGCGCTGTGAGCAGACACTGAACTCTCTGCGCATGGCCACCGAGTCGATTCGCGAGCAGAAACAAAGCCTACTAACGGCCGATGAGTTGCTGGAAACCCTTAAGCAGCAAGTCTTATTGTTGATGCCTGAGATTAACTTGGAGCTTAAGCATGTTAAAAATAACCAAGCAGAAGACTCTGAATCGAGAGCTATCAAGAGCGATGCCAGCCTGCTTCCGGCTCTGTTGGCTTTAGTTGAAAATGCAGGGAGCGCGAGCCTAGCCCATATCGGTGAGGCTAAAGTGCTGGTATCGGTTATGGCTGCAACAGACAGAGATCGTCTATGTATCTCGGTGAGGGACTTTGGCGTTGGGATCCCTAAAAAGATGCTACTACAGCTAGGACATAAACTTGTCGAGAGTGAGCGTGGTATGGGGATGGCGCTGCTGCTCAGTAATGCAAGCTTCGAACGTCTGGGTGGGCAGCTACTTTTGGGCTCAGCGAAAGAGGGCGGCACGGTTGCCGAGGTATGTTTCCCGGTTTGGCATGCAGGCGTCGATGGAGAGTGTCATGACTAA
- a CDS encoding LysR family transcriptional regulator — MYQDLNLADVRAFTVIAEKGSFTIAAEKLGCSRSHLSKQLTQLERYLGVTLITRTTRAQRLTEQGRFFYERCQHALDIMEQAVAKTVDDAHNLQGKININCVGGYIGEEIVNQLVNDFMTLHPNIQVHLDFSSQRVDLVLDEFDLVFRMGELEDSGLVARKLMDIANCTLASPRYIAKHGRPEHPKELKHHACVTGSVHHWSYHRRSNKSHKTEVTITGALLCKNGRVMKSSALAGNGIVRLPEIYCSAELNAGTLVHLFDDWAISDTPLYLLYNRDQFQPARLRQFIEFTIQNFMKYVELPNA, encoded by the coding sequence ATGTATCAAGACCTAAATTTAGCAGATGTGCGAGCTTTTACCGTGATAGCGGAAAAGGGCAGTTTTACCATTGCCGCTGAAAAGCTCGGTTGTTCTCGCTCACACCTTTCTAAGCAATTGACTCAGTTAGAGCGTTACCTAGGTGTCACCTTGATCACCCGCACCACTAGGGCTCAGCGGTTAACTGAGCAGGGACGCTTTTTCTATGAGCGCTGCCAACATGCGCTAGACATCATGGAGCAAGCGGTGGCGAAGACGGTTGATGATGCCCATAACCTGCAGGGCAAGATTAACATCAACTGTGTGGGAGGCTATATCGGTGAGGAGATCGTGAACCAACTGGTTAATGACTTTATGACTCTGCACCCCAATATTCAGGTGCACTTAGATTTCAGTAGCCAGAGAGTCGACTTGGTGCTCGATGAGTTTGATTTGGTCTTTAGAATGGGTGAGCTTGAGGATTCAGGCTTAGTGGCCAGAAAGCTGATGGATATTGCAAATTGTACCTTGGCATCGCCACGTTATATCGCCAAGCATGGCAGACCCGAACACCCTAAAGAGCTCAAGCATCATGCCTGTGTTACCGGCTCGGTTCATCATTGGAGTTATCACCGTCGTAGCAATAAGAGTCATAAGACAGAGGTGACGATTACTGGAGCCTTGCTGTGTAAGAATGGCAGAGTGATGAAAAGTAGCGCCTTGGCGGGAAATGGTATCGTGCGCTTGCCAGAGATTTACTGCAGTGCAGAGCTCAACGCGGGCACTCTGGTACATCTGTTTGATGATTGGGCTATCTCAGATACGCCGCTTTATCTGCTCTATAACCGAGATCAATTTCAGCCAGCTAGGTTGAGGCAGTTTATCGAATTTACCATTCAAAACTTTATGAAATATGTCGAGTTACCAAATGCCTAA
- a CDS encoding conjugal transfer protein TraF, which produces MKLHKIALACALFPCFFAQAGQEYYEARSDAMGGAGVAASNKEGAAFVNPALLAINAHKDNSAVLLMPVLGIDVADSDDMIDKFDSLINSYDALAAAIDAENRDDITKFRDDLVGDLESLKGTSAYASAGLGFSVAIPHQRMPMAIFYKSYVNAVGVADIAQSDIDTLNHLDPENPPEVSDLNSQGQVVGGAISDLGVALSFPLSIVNMPISVGISPKFQRIDTYNYIANANNFDASDFDDVMYRNDETNFNLDVGVAMQPFDGLTLGLSGRNLISQDVDTIEVEGQKFTYRVEPLVTAGVAYDWEILSVTTDIDLIENKKFKELDGTQYWRLGGEVRAFNWMALRLGYRHDMKDSTANLYSLGTGFAFGDSFFLDFTGMFGDDNAVGGVLQTSYHF; this is translated from the coding sequence ATGAAACTACATAAAATTGCATTGGCTTGCGCCTTATTCCCCTGCTTTTTTGCACAGGCGGGGCAGGAGTATTATGAGGCGCGCAGCGATGCTATGGGCGGCGCAGGGGTTGCCGCTTCCAACAAAGAGGGCGCCGCCTTCGTTAACCCGGCCCTGCTTGCGATTAATGCGCATAAAGACAACTCTGCTGTACTGTTGATGCCTGTGCTAGGGATAGATGTGGCTGACAGCGATGACATGATAGATAAGTTCGACTCGCTGATTAATTCTTACGATGCTCTTGCTGCTGCAATTGATGCTGAGAACCGTGACGATATTACGAAGTTTCGTGATGATCTGGTTGGCGATCTTGAGTCTCTAAAAGGGACTTCAGCCTATGCCAGTGCAGGGCTAGGTTTCAGTGTTGCCATTCCGCACCAGAGAATGCCGATGGCTATCTTCTATAAGAGCTATGTTAACGCAGTTGGTGTGGCCGACATAGCCCAGTCAGATATCGATACGCTTAATCATTTGGATCCTGAAAATCCACCCGAAGTCTCTGATCTGAACTCACAAGGCCAAGTGGTTGGCGGTGCGATATCAGATCTTGGCGTCGCCTTAAGCTTCCCTCTCTCTATCGTGAATATGCCTATCTCTGTTGGAATATCACCTAAGTTTCAGCGAATTGATACCTACAATTATATCGCCAATGCAAACAACTTCGATGCCAGTGACTTTGATGACGTTATGTATCGCAATGATGAGACCAATTTTAATTTAGATGTCGGGGTGGCTATGCAGCCATTTGATGGCTTAACTCTGGGTCTATCAGGACGAAATCTGATCAGCCAAGATGTGGATACCATAGAGGTGGAAGGGCAGAAGTTTACTTACCGTGTTGAACCTCTCGTAACAGCAGGCGTAGCTTATGATTGGGAAATTTTATCGGTAACGACTGATATTGATCTGATTGAGAATAAGAAATTTAAAGAGCTGGATGGTACTCAATACTGGCGTCTAGGCGGGGAAGTGAGAGCCTTCAACTGGATGGCGTTACGCCTCGGTTATCGCCATGATATGAAAGACTCTACCGCCAACCTCTACTCTTTGGGCACAGGCTTTGCGTTCGGTGATTCATTTTTCTTAGATTTTACTGGTATGTTCGGCGATGACAATGCGGTAGGAGGGGTGTTGCAAACCTCCTATCATTTCTAA
- a CDS encoding response regulator transcription factor, translating to MTKKLLIIEDDIALASVLVRRMTKQGFECQQCHDATQGLLLARQFRPTHLLLDMKLDQENGLKLISPLRQLLPDVVMVLLTGYASIATAVEAIRLGADNYLAKPVDTQTLFNALSTTPFDSMIESLIEEPLSPKRLEWEHIQQVLNANSGNVSATARQLGMHRRTLQRKLLKKPTADHRELSLA from the coding sequence ATGACTAAAAAACTACTCATTATTGAGGATGATATCGCCTTAGCGAGTGTGCTTGTCAGGCGCATGACCAAGCAGGGGTTTGAGTGTCAACAGTGTCATGATGCGACTCAGGGCCTGCTGTTAGCACGACAGTTTCGCCCGACTCATCTGCTGTTAGACATGAAGTTGGATCAAGAAAATGGCTTGAAACTCATCTCGCCACTCAGGCAGTTGCTACCGGATGTGGTGATGGTATTGCTTACGGGCTATGCCAGCATTGCCACCGCCGTAGAGGCTATCCGCTTAGGGGCTGATAACTATCTGGCGAAGCCTGTCGATACTCAGACCTTGTTTAATGCGCTATCGACGACTCCCTTCGACAGTATGATTGAATCCTTGATAGAGGAGCCATTATCGCCTAAGCGTCTGGAGTGGGAGCATATTCAGCAGGTATTGAATGCCAATAGTGGCAACGTGTCTGCAACTGCGCGCCAACTTGGAATGCATAGGCGTACTCTACAGCGTAAGTTACTGAAGAAACCCACGGCTGATCATCGAGAGCTATCGCTCGCTTAA
- a CDS encoding SDR family oxidoreductase: MKQLIVITGASSGIGAAMAKAFSAKGHPLLLLARRIEPMQALGLDNCLAVSVDVTDADAMKAAIASAEAKFGPVGCLINNAGVMLLGAADVQDPAEWSRMLNINVMGVLNGIHAVLADMKARKTGTIINVSSIAGRKTFPNHSAYCATKFAVHALTENIREEVAMDDVRMITIAPGAVETELLSHTTNDDIKAGYEDWKQHMGGVIAPETIAEAALFAFEQPQNVCVREIVLAATRQEP; encoded by the coding sequence ATGAAACAACTAATCGTAATTACAGGTGCATCTTCTGGTATTGGCGCGGCCATGGCTAAAGCCTTCAGCGCAAAAGGCCACCCTCTACTGTTATTGGCACGCCGCATTGAGCCGATGCAAGCATTAGGCTTAGATAACTGCCTAGCCGTTAGCGTTGATGTAACAGATGCTGATGCCATGAAAGCGGCTATTGCAAGCGCTGAAGCTAAATTTGGTCCAGTTGGCTGCTTAATCAATAACGCTGGCGTAATGCTACTCGGCGCTGCAGATGTACAAGATCCTGCTGAGTGGAGCCGTATGCTTAACATCAACGTGATGGGCGTACTCAACGGTATTCATGCAGTGCTTGCCGATATGAAGGCACGTAAAACAGGCACTATCATCAACGTCAGCTCAATAGCAGGCCGCAAGACGTTCCCGAACCACTCAGCTTATTGCGCTACTAAGTTTGCAGTGCACGCTTTAACAGAGAACATTCGTGAAGAGGTGGCAATGGATGATGTTCGTATGATCACTATCGCACCAGGTGCCGTAGAAACTGAACTACTGAGCCACACCACTAACGATGATATCAAAGCGGGCTACGAAGATTGGAAACAGCATATGGGTGGGGTTATTGCACCTGAAACCATTGCCGAAGCAGCGCTGTTTGCCTTTGAGCAACCACAAAATGTGTGTGTACGTGAAATCGTATTAGCGGCGACACGTCAAGAGCCATAG
- a CDS encoding putative sulfate/molybdate transporter, with the protein MRCKTNRFDSVNQYSGEFSGAFADLGTFLPLVLGLIALNHFSPQGIFMGFGLFALFTAFYYRRPIPVQPMKVIAALVIAQGLSPGMLQASGILMGVILLVLAYSGAIKWMAKQLSPAISIGIQLAIGLQLIWMGGQMMNQTWYIGFVAFIALFASKFFPMRYLAMPLVLALGILWQLNSGTAPSFDLSVYTPWQLSWPSLDEWSSAVGLLVLPQLALTLTNAVIATSAMAKQKFPEDNKENFAPQRFATSSGWANLLLAPFGAMAMCHGAGGLAVQHHFGARTWLAPTIFGSSCLLIAAFWGQGIATVLSLIPLAVLGSLLAIAGTQLAWSQRFIDGKPFCIFVILSTAAICLLINTAAGLATGFILEMGRRQWHIYSDLKS; encoded by the coding sequence ATGAGATGTAAGACCAACCGATTCGATAGTGTTAACCAATATTCAGGAGAGTTTAGCGGCGCCTTCGCCGATTTAGGTACCTTTTTACCCTTAGTGCTCGGCCTTATTGCCCTAAACCATTTTTCCCCTCAGGGGATTTTTATGGGGTTTGGCTTGTTTGCCCTGTTTACCGCTTTTTATTATCGTCGTCCCATTCCGGTACAGCCGATGAAAGTGATCGCCGCGCTGGTGATTGCCCAAGGACTCTCGCCCGGTATGCTGCAAGCTAGCGGTATATTGATGGGGGTTATTCTATTAGTGCTCGCCTATAGCGGCGCTATCAAATGGATGGCTAAGCAGTTGTCTCCCGCCATTAGTATCGGCATTCAGCTAGCCATAGGCCTACAGCTAATCTGGATGGGCGGCCAGATGATGAACCAAACTTGGTATATCGGCTTCGTTGCATTTATCGCCCTATTCGCCAGTAAATTCTTTCCCATGCGCTATTTGGCGATGCCACTAGTCTTAGCCCTAGGTATTTTATGGCAACTTAATAGCGGTACAGCCCCAAGCTTTGATCTTTCAGTCTATACGCCATGGCAGTTAAGTTGGCCCAGCTTAGATGAATGGAGTTCGGCCGTTGGTTTATTAGTGTTACCACAGCTGGCATTAACCCTGACCAATGCGGTTATCGCCACCTCTGCGATGGCTAAACAAAAGTTTCCTGAAGACAATAAAGAGAACTTTGCCCCTCAGCGATTTGCCACCAGCTCAGGCTGGGCTAACTTACTGCTGGCTCCGTTTGGTGCAATGGCTATGTGCCACGGTGCTGGCGGCCTTGCGGTGCAACATCACTTTGGTGCGAGAACCTGGCTAGCCCCAACCATTTTTGGTAGTAGCTGTTTGCTAATCGCCGCCTTTTGGGGCCAAGGCATTGCCACCGTTTTATCACTTATCCCACTTGCCGTTTTAGGTAGCTTACTGGCGATAGCGGGAACCCAGTTAGCTTGGTCACAACGATTCATCGACGGTAAACCATTCTGTATTTTTGTGATCCTATCCACCGCTGCGATCTGTTTGCTAATTAACACGGCTGCGGGATTAGCCACAGGATTCATTCTTGAGATGGGACGACGTCAATGGCATATCTACTCTGATCTAAAATCTTAA
- a CDS encoding dTDP-4-dehydrorhamnose reductase family protein, whose translation MAKIMVTGASGLLGRALIKQLGQNSQQQIIACGYSRFGPNIERLDLTQAAQVSSFVAKHKPDIILHCAAERRPDVSEQDPQAALALNSEATQFLTQAASQHGAWLLYISTDYVFDGSQSPYREDAETNPVNFYGQSKLKGELVVSDAQQGFAILRLPILYGEVESLNESAVMVLLNHLVDTAEQSIDNWAIRSPTSTADVAAAITKMIALKQAGEPLAGHYHFSAKETMTKYQMLLVMGELLGLATGHLIPVTSPTDSAKRPKDSTLSCERLVSLEIESKVPFRIGFKRALQDSPCAAAYLKVDNVRS comes from the coding sequence ATGGCGAAGATTATGGTTACAGGCGCAAGCGGGCTGTTAGGGCGGGCGCTGATAAAACAGCTGGGTCAAAACTCACAGCAGCAGATAATTGCTTGCGGATACAGTCGGTTTGGCCCAAATATAGAGAGGCTCGACTTAACTCAAGCGGCGCAGGTGAGTTCTTTTGTCGCTAAGCATAAGCCCGATATTATCTTGCACTGCGCGGCTGAGCGTAGACCGGATGTGTCCGAGCAAGATCCCCAAGCCGCATTGGCGCTTAACAGCGAGGCCACACAGTTTTTAACTCAGGCTGCCAGTCAACATGGCGCTTGGCTGTTATATATCTCAACCGATTATGTGTTCGATGGCAGCCAGTCCCCTTATCGAGAAGATGCCGAGACCAATCCCGTTAATTTTTACGGTCAATCTAAGCTGAAGGGCGAGCTGGTCGTTAGCGATGCGCAGCAAGGTTTTGCCATTTTGCGCCTGCCGATACTCTACGGTGAGGTGGAGTCGTTAAATGAGTCTGCGGTGATGGTGCTACTTAATCACTTGGTCGATACGGCTGAGCAGTCCATCGATAACTGGGCAATTAGAAGCCCCACCTCTACCGCCGATGTGGCTGCGGCCATCACGAAAATGATAGCTCTTAAGCAGGCTGGAGAGCCCTTAGCGGGCCATTATCACTTCAGTGCCAAAGAGACGATGACCAAGTATCAGATGTTGCTGGTGATGGGGGAGCTGCTGGGGCTAGCCACTGGGCACCTCATTCCTGTGACCTCTCCCACAGATAGTGCAAAACGCCCAAAAGACAGTACCTTAAGCTGTGAGCGGCTTGTCAGTTTAGAGATTGAAAGCAAGGTACCTTTTAGGATTGGATTTAAAAGAGCGCTGCAGGACTCTCCCTGTGCGGCTGCTTACTTAAAAGTTGATAATGTAAGAAGCTAA